TCGTGTGGATGGTTGCAAGTCTTTGTGGTAGCTATGAGATCGCATTCAATCACATTTTCAGTCGCTCACTTGAGCTCGTGTTCGACAGCTTCTAAATGAACTTCGAAGTCTCGCTCTTGATAATTGCTCCATTACTgattatcttttccatgttCAGAATCTTGTTAATGAACTCACTTCTATTGGTGAATTGTTGCCTGCgtttgaacatttgaatttggttCTTGCTGGACTTTCTGATGAGTATGAGTCTTCTATCTCTGTTATTAGTACTCGTTTTGATCCTCTTTCAGTTGATGAGGTTGGAACAATTCTGTTAGAGCATGAAGTACGCATCCAAAGGTCCAGAAAGTGAGCTTTAGGTTCAATCAATCTCGCTTCTGGCACCTCTACAATTAATCCAAATCCTGCACAATCTGTGAACCCTACTTCACAGGTTCAAGTCAATTTGACTACTCAGCCCTCTTCTGGTGACAATTCCACTTATGATTACAGTGGAAATCGATTTTTCAATGGTCGTGGTGGTCGGAACTTTGGTCGGAATAATCGTGGTGGTCGCACCTCAGGCCGTGGGTGTGGTGGTTGTGATTGCTTTGCTGATGTACAGTGTCAAATTTGCTATAAATTTGGACATGGTGCATCGTTCTGCTATCATAGGTTGGAAGAAAACTATGttcctactcttcctccacctgCTTCACTTGCCCCTGCTCAGACCCAAACTGCTACAGCTTAAACTTTTCAGTGGACACCTGTTTTGCCTTCACTAAGTACAACAAGCTCAGCCAGTTCAGTATGTGGTTTCCTCACCTCAGTATGGATATGTCCAACCTGTTCAACCTCAGTACACCTATCTTCAGTCAGCACCTCAGACCAATCAACAATCCCATCCTCCACAAGTGTTTTTGGCCAGCTCTTCTGCAGTGCCAACTCAGAATTGGTACCCTGATTCTGATGCTTCTCACCATGTGACTAACATGTCACAAAATATTCAGCAAGTAACTCCCTTTGAGGGCCCTGATCAAATCACCATTGGGAATGATTAAGGTTTGAATATTAATTCCTCAGGTGTTTCATCCTTTTCCTCTCCTCTTAATCCTCAATTTTCTCTTGTTCTGAGTAATCTATTGATTGTTCCCTCTATTACAATGAATCTTATCAGTGTTAGTCAATTCTGCAAAGGTAATAATGTGTTTTTTGAGTTTCACTCATCCTTTTGTATTGTTAAATCACCAGATTCTAAACATGTTCTTCATAAAGGTCTTGTGGGAAGTGATGAACTCTATCAATTCCTAGCTTTGCTTACTTCCATGTCTCAGCTCAAGGGTTCTTCCAATGTCTTTAATTCTGTTCCTTCAAATAAAACTGCTGTTGTCAATACAGCTTCTTGTAATACTGCTGTTGATAATGCAGCTTCTTGTAAATCTGTTTCTTGTACTACAGTTCCTTGTAATTTTGTTTCTTGTGCTAGTCCTGTTGTTAATACAGCATCTTGTATGGCTGTTTCTTTTAGCACTTGGCATTCTAGACTAGGACACCCTAGTGTTAATGCCATGAAAGTTGTATTCCAACTTTGAAATCTTCCAAACATTAATAAAAGTTCAACAGATTTTTGCAATCACTGTTGTATTCGAAAGACTCATCatcttccttcttctctttctaataCTGTGTATGCTAAATCCTTTGAGCTTGTTTTCACATATTTGTGGGGTCCTGCATGTTGAAACAAGTggtctcggaataattaagaaaggggggttgaattaattacgaacgtgtcttgactaattaaaaatttattcttcttaatgttactagattcaattaggctttactactaagttatgaaaaagtaaagaacagaaacaataacttagacaaaagtaaagcggaaataaaaagtgcacagcgaAAAAGTAAAGagcgtagggaagaagaaagcaaacataagttttatactggttcggcaacgacccgtgcctacatctagtcctcaagcaacctcttgagatttcctttccttgtaaaaattctttacaagcaaagagccacaaaggatgtaccctcccttgttctctttgaacaaccaagtagatgtaccctctacttgaagcgaaccacaaaggatgtaccctcccttgtgttcactattacaaccaagaagctacccgTTTCTTACACataattctcagacggttagttctttggaTGAAGGAAGAAAATCTCCAACACAGGTACCTTTTGTTTACTTCCATATTATTGGAATTCATTTGTAatcctaaaaaaaaagaattcatgTATGGACCTTGTCCAAGAGTGTGGGAGAAttggtgggttttttttttttgtttacttccACATGTATTATAAAAAACATCTGAggtatcaaaattttaaaaaatgagaaaataattaataactctattttattttgatgttatatatatgctataaaattaaaataaatcttgtgacttttttatttatttttaaattttatatataatgtaaaaGGTAAAAAAGATGTTTTTCCACAAGCAAACACTTCctaaaatttttttatggtatcGCTTGTTTGATGCCGATAGGCCTAGCTGTATTGCAAATTCAAGTCATACTTTTCCGACGTGCTGAAGAAACAAAGTTCAAAGATTCCACGCGGTGAAGTTCTATGGTCTTTGCATAAAGTAGTAATTACGAAAAAGAACATCCTGAAAGTCTAGTGACCACATAACGTCAAAAGGTAATTGTGTTTCAGTGGAATGGTATGTGTGAGGAAACATGTTAAAGCATCATTGCCATCTATAAATATTGTGTACTCTATTCTCGGGTGTAGAACTAGCTACTTGTACCAGTGTgggaaaagttaaaaaaaaaaaatccttttctttatatatgcaAAAATAGATGTACTCTGCTAAGCATTTATTCTTTTGCATTTCCTTTacatttcttcaaaaaaaattccACGCGTAGCTGTACTGCCAATTCAAGTTGAAAGATTCCACGCGGTCATTAAGTTCTACTGTTAATgactttttacaaaaagaaccTTTCAGAGAAAAAACACGAAAGATAAAGTGTGTTCATTTTAAAGAGAGTAAGTACGAGAGAAGGCAAGTGGAAAGGAAAGTGAGAGAAGCTGCCACGAAAGTGTACACATGACCATATTAGCTTTTCCTTCAAAGAAGTTGCCAAGAAGTGTAGAAAGCAAAGAGGGAAAATAAGATGCAACCGTACTATAGCTTTATGTAAATGGAACATCTGTTAGTGTTTCCCTATTGCAACTTCACACTAACACTAATACTCTTCATTCTCAACAAGTTAATTTGCTTCCACTGTTGCCAGTTGCAATGGTTTCTAAGGCCATCATCCAATGCAGCTCTTCTTCATCTCACGTGATGAGGACATATGATGTGTTTGTCAGCTTCCGCGGTGAAGACACGCGTAACAACATCACTTCGTTTCTCCTTGGAAGTCTCGAAAGCAAAGGCATCGATGTCTTCAAAGATAATGAAGATCTCAGGAAAGGCGAATCCATAGCACCCGAGCTGCTACAAGCCATTGAAGTGTCTCGCATTTTCGTTGTGGTCTTCTCAAAGAACTATGCTTCTTCAACTTGGTGCTTGCGTGAACTAACACATATCTGCAATTGCACTCAAACATCGCCAGGAAGTGTTCTGCCTATTTTTTATGATGTTGATCCATCAGACGTGCGAAAACTGAGTGGATCTTATGAGGAAGCCTTTGCCAAATATAAAGAAAGATTCAGAGAAGACAGAGAGAAGATGAAGGAAGTGCAGACATGGAGAGAAGCCCTGAAAGAAGTGGGCGAACTCGGTGGTTGGGATATCCGAGATAAGTAATCCTCTctcattttgttttctaaactTACTGTCTCTCTCTACAGTAGAGTTAAGAGAGGTATCATGTATATTGGGTTCATATTTATGCATGCTTAATGAACttagtattttaaaagtcaaaaaatactctttgttttgttgttatCTTGTCCTATATATGTACATTCTGTTTTGCTTCACCTGAGGTGATGATTTGGCatccttcattttctttatatttccaGGTCACAAAATGCAGAGATTGAAAAAATTGTTCAaaccataataaaaaaattgggttCCAAATTTTCAAGTCTTCCGAAAGATAATCTAGTTGGGATGGAATCTCGTGTTGAAGAATTAGTAAAGTGTTTGCGTTTGGGGTCTGTTAATGATGTTCGAGTTGTTGGAATTAGTGGCATGAGTGGAATAGGAAAGACTGAGCTTGCTCGTGCTTTGTATGAAAGAATCTCTGATCAATTTGATGTTCATTGTCTTGTTGATGATGTAAGCAAAATTTATCAAGATTCTGGTAGATTAGGTGTACAAAAACAGTTACTTTCTCAGTgtctaaatgaaaaaaatctagAGATTTATGATGTTTCCCAAGGAACATGTTTGGCATGGAAGAGGCTACAAAATGCAAAGGCACTTGTAGTTTTTGATGAAGTTGTTAATGAAAGACAACTACAGATGTTTACAGGGAACAGAGACTCTCTATTACGCGAATGCCTAGGTGGAGGGAGCAGAATCATCATAATATCTAGGGATGAACATATATTGAGGACACATGGGGTAGATGATGTTTACCAAGTCCCATTGTTGGATAGAGAAGAAGCTGTTCAGTTGTTTTGCAAAAATGCTttcaaagataattttattatgagTGGTTATGCAGAGTTTGCAGATGTTATACTGTCACAAGCTCAAGGCAATCCCTTAGCAATTAAGGCGGTGGGCTCATCTTTGTTTGGCTTAAATGCCCCACAGTGGAGAAGTGCAGTGGCTAAGCTAAGAGAACAAAAAAGTAGAGATATTATGGATGTGCTGCGAATTAGTTTTGATGAGTTGGATGACACAAACAAGGAAATATTTCTAGATATTGCTTGCttcttcaataatttttatgtgaAATCTGTAATGGAAATTCTAGATTTTCGTGGATTTTACCCCGAACATGGCCTACAAGTTCTCCAAGACAGATCACTCATAATCAATGAATATGGGATCATTGGAATGCATGGCTTGTTGATAGATTTGGGCAGGTGCATTGTTCGAGAAAAATCACCTAAAGAGCCAAGCAATTGGAGCAGATTGTGGAAGTACCAAGATCTCTATAAAATCATGTCAAATAATatggtaaaataattttttaagtacaAAATCGTAGGTTGTCAGTGCTCtagaatatataaaaacttcaaaagttctgaaattttcttttccctttacaATGTTGTAGGCAGCAGAGAAACTTGAAGCCATCGCTGTTGATTATGAATCAGATGATGAGGGGTTTCATGAAATAAGGGTCGATGCTTTATCGAAAATGAGTCACCTTAAGTTGCTCAAACTTTGGGGTGTGACTTCTTCTGGAAGCCTCAATCATCTTTCTGATGAATTAGGATATATTACTTGGGATAAATATCCTTTCGTATGTTTGCCTAAAAGTTTTCAGCCAAACAAACTAGTTGAGTTGTGCCTGGAATACAGCAACATCAAACATCTGTGGAAAGATAGAAAGGTAGTGTAAATTATTATTCTAGCTTTTTctattatgtttttctttaaatgaACAAATACATACAAACTCTCTTATCTTATTCCTTTTCCTCAGattaattaaagaatcaaaagaaagctTAAGTGTCATTATTAACTCTTGTCTCCTACTATTGACCCTTCACTGCAGCCTCTACACAATTTGAGACGTTTGGTTCTCTCTCATTCCAAAAATCTAATCGAGTTGCCAGATTTAGGGGAGGCTCTAAATCTTGAGTGGCTAGATCTGAAAGGATGCATAAAACTCAAGAAGATTAATCCATCCATCGGTCTTCTAAGAAAGCTGgcttatttgaatttgaaagacTGCACAAGTCTTGTTGAGTTACCACATTTCAAAGAGGACCTAAATCTTCAACATCTAACTCTTGAAGGATGTACACATCTCAAGCATATCAATCCATCCGTCGGTCTTCTAAGAAAGCTTGAATATTTGATTTTGGAAGACTGTAAAAGTCTAGTAAGCTTACCCAACAGCATATTGTGCCTCAATTCACTTAAATATTTGAGTCTATATGGCTGTTCAGGACTGTATAATAGCGGGTTATTAAAAGAACCTAGGGATGCAGAGCTTTTGAAGCAGCTGTGTATAGGTGAAGCTTCTACTGATTCCAAATCAATATCCTCCATAGTGAAAAGGTGGTTTATGTGGTCTCCACGTTTGTGGTATTCCAGAGCACATAACGACTCAGTTGGTTGTCTGTTGCCTTCCGCGCCAACTATCCCACCATCTATGATTCAACTTGATCTAAGTTACTGCAATTTAGTTCAAATCCCCGATGCTATTGGAAATTTACATTGCTTAGAAATCCTAAATTTAGAAGGAAACAGTTTTGCAGCACTGCCTGACCTCAAGGGGCTTTCCAAACTGCGTTATTTAAAATTAGACCATTGCAAGCACTTGAAAGATTTTCCTAAGCTCCCTGCACGAACTGATTTGTCATACACTTTCCTCTTACCAATACTGGGAAGAGCAGTAGAACTTCCAGTTTGGGGATTTAGTGTGCCTAAAGCACCAAATGTAGAACTTCCAAGAGCATTGGGATTAAGTATGTTCAATTGCCCAGAATTAGTTGAGAGGGAAGGCTGCAGTAGCATGGTTTTATcatggatgatacaaattgttCAGGTCTGTACGCTCCTTCCCctctccttctctctttctcttttttgttgtGTATAGGAATCAGGAACTAACGTCAGTTGTACTATGTTTGTGGTACTAGGCGCACTACCAAAGCAATTTTGCGTGGTGGCCTATAGGAATGCCTGGATTTTCCAATCCATACATTTGTAGTGTTATTCCAGGAAGTGAAATAGAAGGGTGGTTCACCACTCAGCATGTGAGCAAGGACAACTTAATAACCATAGACCCACCTCCCCTTATGCAGCATGACAAATGCATTGGCGTTGCTTATTGTGTAGTATTCGCAGCTCATTCAACAGATTTGGAGATGGTTCCTCCAGAAACAGAACGAGGTTATCCTGTTATGGGCATCGTTTGGATTCCGGTGGATGTTCATGAAGATGTAGTCACAGACAAATCAGATCACCTGTGCTTATTCTATTCGCCTACGTATATAGGAATTGGAGACtggaaattaaaagtgaaaataatggACAAGAAAGGTTTTCCTGTGGAGGTGAAGAAATACGGGTATCGTAGGGTACATGAAGAGGATCTAGATCTAGAACCATCACTCAACACAGCAGGAATCCGGAAGAGGAAAAGGGGAACTGATGAATAAAATGATTGTTTTGGTTGTTAGagaataatacaatttttttatcctttttatgtAACTTTAACGAAGCCAGTGAATTAGTATGCTTTTACTATAACATTGTCGAAGACGGATTAGACCTCTGAATCAGGTTTGATTGGTTAGATTTGTTAAAGTTTTGTCTAAACTGTAATTAGACTTTGGCCTATCACCTTGTCTAGGCAAATTgtttttgcttaaaattatatatgaatttaaaattgattctatGATGAATAATGAACAATTGATTCTGGTatatgtgaaaaaataattttaagtagaATTAATTTAAGATGTAGAGatcacaataattttaaaaccacatagatatatttataatacaaaagtaagtatttttttatcattcaaaataaaacctaaaacacatattttattattagtgaaaagaataaataaataatgcttatggttaaaaaatctaatgatttatatttaaatttaatttcaatatatttgttttagaaaatttaaccctctcatctaattataaatcattttaaaactaTTGTTACAAATGTCAACACTtttcaattatgtgacaatcatgttgggattataatataaaaaactttcATATTAttagactaattaacatgattgAAATATTTGCTTGGAATTCCTTCACAAACTGTCTTTTCATCAAATTACTTACACTGCAATTATAGTACCACCAAATAATGCAAGATTAAATCTTTTCAACTGCCCAGAATTAGTTGAGAGGAACCATATATTGCTCTAAGTTTAGTTTGTcatggatgatacaaattgaacaaaataattAGCAATTGCATTTCAGTAAACATGCATTGTATTCAAGAATTGTAGGCATAGTCAAGTATGGAAGCAAGACTTTCCCATCAAAAGCAAAAGTAGCATTCACATCTACCATGACTTCTGGGATAGGCGATCCAAGCCTTTCTTTACAATATGCAACATTGTTAGAGTAGAGTCTGTTTTAtccttttataatatataaaaggtaaactttttaatatcatatacaatttaataaaattaataattttaaggagGGAGagcattttatattttgtgtcactatattaattcaaaataacttctcacattaataataatttaaattatttttaatatttaattttacatattgaattaatatgaagaaaaaattattaaataaaataaatataaaagtttacACTATTTAATTTGACATTACTATCTAtgcacaattttatttatttttataattagttactttaaattatatttcctgaaa
Above is a window of Glycine soja cultivar W05 chromosome 12, ASM419377v2, whole genome shotgun sequence DNA encoding:
- the LOC114379187 gene encoding TMV resistance protein N-like: MVSKAIIQCSSSSSHVMRTYDVFVSFRGEDTRNNITSFLLGSLESKGIDVFKDNEDLRKGESIAPELLQAIEVSRIFVVVFSKNYASSTWCLRELTHICNCTQTSPGSVLPIFYDVDPSDVRKLSGSYEEAFAKYKERFREDREKMKEVQTWREALKEVGELGGWDIRDKSQNAEIEKIVQTIIKKLGSKFSSLPKDNLVGMESRVEELVKCLRLGSVNDVRVVGISGMSGIGKTELARALYERISDQFDVHCLVDDVSKIYQDSGRLGVQKQLLSQCLNEKNLEIYDVSQGTCLAWKRLQNAKALVVFDEVVNERQLQMFTGNRDSLLRECLGGGSRIIIISRDEHILRTHGVDDVYQVPLLDREEAVQLFCKNAFKDNFIMSGYAEFADVILSQAQGNPLAIKAVGSSLFGLNAPQWRSAVAKLREQKSRDIMDVLRISFDELDDTNKEIFLDIACFFNNFYVKSVMEILDFRGFYPEHGLQVLQDRSLIINEYGIIGMHGLLIDLGRCIVREKSPKEPSNWSRLWKYQDLYKIMSNNMAAEKLEAIAVDYESDDEGFHEIRVDALSKMSHLKLLKLWGVTSSGSLNHLSDELGYITWDKYPFVCLPKSFQPNKLVELCLEYSNIKHLWKDRKPLHNLRRLVLSHSKNLIELPDLGEALNLEWLDLKGCIKLKKINPSIGLLRKLAYLNLKDCTSLVELPHFKEDLNLQHLTLEGCTHLKHINPSVGLLRKLEYLILEDCKSLVSLPNSILCLNSLKYLSLYGCSGLYNSGLLKEPRDAELLKQLCIGEASTDSKSISSIVKRWFMWSPRLWYSRAHNDSVGCLLPSAPTIPPSMIQLDLSYCNLVQIPDAIGNLHCLEILNLEGNSFAALPDLKGLSKLRYLKLDHCKHLKDFPKLPARTDLSYTFLLPILGRAVELPVWGFSVPKAPNVELPRALGLSMFNCPELVEREGCSSMVLSWMIQIVQAHYQSNFAWWPIGMPGFSNPYICSVIPGSEIEGWFTTQHVSKDNLITIDPPPLMQHDKCIGVAYCVVFAAHSTDLEMVPPETERGYPVMGIVWIPVDVHEDVVTDKSDHLCLFYSPTYIGIGDWKLKVKIMDKKGFPVEVKKYGYRRVHEEDLDLEPSLNTAGIRKRKRGTDE